From Demequina lutea, a single genomic window includes:
- a CDS encoding L-threonylcarbamoyladenylate synthase, translated as MRVILPAFDPATWGPSLDAAVHSVSRGEAIVLPTDTVYGVGADAFSPDAVGRLLAAKGRDRQMPPPVLIPSVRTVDGLARDVSTAARALMDAFWPGPLTVILHAQPSLAWDLGETQGTVALRVPNHEAALALLARTGPLAVTSANLTGRAAATSAEEAREQLGSAVSVYLDAGDSPLGVASTIVDATGPALRVLRDGGVSWDRLVEVVGIDAFESAEDAE; from the coding sequence GTGCGCGTGATCCTGCCGGCCTTCGACCCCGCCACCTGGGGACCGTCGCTTGATGCGGCCGTCCACTCTGTGTCTCGCGGCGAGGCGATAGTCCTTCCCACCGACACCGTCTATGGCGTCGGCGCGGATGCGTTCTCGCCGGATGCGGTGGGGCGATTGCTCGCCGCCAAGGGCCGCGACAGGCAGATGCCGCCGCCCGTCCTCATCCCTTCCGTGCGCACGGTCGACGGCCTCGCGCGCGATGTGTCAACCGCGGCACGCGCCCTGATGGACGCCTTCTGGCCGGGGCCGCTCACCGTGATCTTGCACGCACAGCCGAGCCTTGCGTGGGACCTTGGCGAGACTCAAGGCACCGTCGCGCTACGCGTGCCTAACCATGAGGCCGCACTCGCTCTCCTCGCTCGCACCGGGCCACTCGCCGTGACGAGCGCGAACCTCACGGGCAGGGCCGCGGCCACGAGCGCCGAGGAGGCGCGCGAACAACTCGGCTCGGCGGTGTCGGTGTATCTCGACGCGGGCGACAGTCCGCTCGGCGTCGCTTCGACGATCGTCGATGCCACGGGGCCCGCGCTGCGCGTCTTGAGAGACGGCGGAGTGAGTTGGGACAGGCTCGTCGAGGTGGTAGGTATTGACGCCTTTGAATCTGCCGAGGATGCCGAGTGA
- the prmC gene encoding peptide chain release factor N(5)-glutamine methyltransferase yields MPHLRSLLADASQRLADAGVPSPDHDARELAAFALDVDRIPVGEVEVGPDQARRFEALLARREAREPLQHILGSSVFRYVTLQVRAGVFVPRPETEVVAQVAIDEAEAMAATGRRPLVVDLCCGTGAIALSVATEVPTAVVHAVDTSLDAVQLATINADASHAANVTVGHGDVTDPGVLAHLDGSVDVLVSNPPYIPAGAIPIDPEVRDYDPPSALFGGGEDGLDVPRAVVAAAVRLLRPGGLFVMEHADVQGAPTRELALRTGEFESIETRADLTGRDRMLVARRR; encoded by the coding sequence GTGCCGCACCTGCGCTCCCTCTTGGCGGACGCCTCGCAGCGCCTCGCCGACGCGGGGGTGCCCTCTCCCGATCACGACGCGAGAGAACTCGCCGCCTTCGCATTGGACGTCGATCGAATCCCCGTAGGCGAGGTAGAAGTGGGCCCCGACCAGGCGAGGCGCTTCGAGGCGCTCCTGGCCAGGCGCGAGGCCCGCGAGCCTCTCCAGCACATCCTCGGCTCGTCGGTCTTTCGCTACGTCACTCTCCAGGTGCGCGCAGGCGTCTTCGTGCCGCGCCCCGAGACGGAAGTGGTGGCTCAAGTGGCGATCGATGAGGCTGAGGCTATGGCGGCGACGGGCCGTCGGCCGCTCGTCGTCGACCTGTGTTGCGGAACAGGAGCCATCGCCCTGTCGGTGGCCACCGAGGTCCCCACAGCAGTGGTTCACGCGGTAGACACTTCACTCGATGCCGTCCAACTCGCGACCATCAATGCCGACGCCTCCCACGCGGCGAACGTCACCGTCGGCCACGGCGACGTCACTGACCCTGGCGTGCTCGCCCACCTTGACGGCAGCGTCGATGTGCTCGTATCGAACCCGCCATACATTCCCGCGGGAGCAATCCCGATCGACCCCGAGGTTCGCGACTATGACCCGCCCTCCGCGCTGTTTGGCGGAGGAGAAGACGGCCTTGACGTGCCGCGCGCCGTGGTTGCCGCCGCCGTTCGACTCTTGCGTCCCGGCGGGCTTTTCGTCATGGAACACGCGGACGTTCAAGGCGCTCCGACGAGGGAACTCGCGCTCCGCACGGGCGAGTTCGAGTCGATCGAGACTCGCGCCGACCTGACCGGGCGGGATCGAATGCTCGTCGCGCGACGCAGGTAA
- the prfA gene encoding peptide chain release factor 1, producing MAEAFAAVQPLLEEYAQIEHELSDPAVHADVGRARTLGRRFAELGRVVAAHRVWAAAFDDLEAAKGMAAVDPEFAAEVPALEAVVEEATETLRRILIPRDPDDARDVILEVKSGEGGEESALFAGDLLKMYLKYAEHKGWKTEVLEANQTDMGGYKDISVAIKSRGTVAPEDGVWAQLKYEGGVHRVQRVPATESQGRIHTSAAGVLVYPEVEEVTEVNLDMNDVRVDVFRSSGPGGQSVNTTDSAVRLTHVPTGIVVSCQNEKSQLQNKESALRILRARLLAAEREVADAEASDIRKSQIRTVDRSERIRTYNYPENRIADHRTGYKAYNLDHVLAGDLGPVIQSAIDTDEAARLAAHED from the coding sequence GTGGCCGAAGCATTCGCAGCCGTCCAGCCCCTGCTGGAGGAGTACGCACAAATAGAGCATGAGCTCTCCGACCCCGCGGTTCACGCCGACGTGGGACGTGCGCGCACCCTAGGCCGCCGATTTGCTGAACTCGGCCGCGTCGTCGCGGCGCACCGCGTCTGGGCCGCCGCGTTTGACGACCTCGAAGCGGCCAAGGGTATGGCGGCCGTGGACCCCGAGTTCGCGGCGGAGGTCCCCGCCCTCGAGGCGGTGGTTGAAGAGGCAACGGAGACCCTGCGTCGCATCCTGATTCCGCGCGACCCCGACGACGCCCGCGACGTCATCCTTGAGGTCAAGTCTGGCGAGGGTGGCGAGGAGTCGGCGCTGTTTGCAGGCGACCTGCTGAAGATGTACCTCAAGTACGCCGAGCACAAGGGTTGGAAGACCGAGGTGCTCGAGGCCAACCAGACCGACATGGGCGGCTACAAGGATATTTCCGTGGCCATCAAGTCCAGGGGAACGGTTGCCCCGGAGGACGGCGTCTGGGCCCAGCTCAAGTACGAGGGCGGGGTGCACCGCGTACAGCGCGTGCCCGCGACCGAGTCACAGGGTCGCATCCACACCTCCGCTGCGGGAGTGCTCGTGTACCCCGAGGTCGAAGAGGTCACCGAGGTCAATCTCGACATGAACGACGTCCGCGTCGATGTCTTCCGCTCTTCAGGTCCAGGTGGCCAGTCCGTCAACACGACAGACTCGGCCGTGCGCCTGACTCACGTGCCCACCGGCATCGTGGTGAGCTGTCAGAACGAGAAGAGCCAGCTCCAGAACAAGGAGTCCGCGCTGCGCATCCTGCGCGCCCGCTTGCTTGCTGCGGAGCGCGAGGTGGCCGACGCCGAGGCCTCCGACATCCGCAAGTCGCAGATCCGCACGGTCGACCGTTCTGAGCGGATCCGGACGTACAACTACCCCGAGAACCGCATCGCGGACCACCGCACGGGCTACAAGGCGTACAACCTCGACCACGTGCTCGCGGGCGACCTGGGTCCGGTAATTCAGTCGGCGATCGACACCGACGAGGCCGCTCGCCTCGCGGCCCACGAGGACTAG
- the rpmE gene encoding 50S ribosomal protein L31, with protein sequence MKKDIHPEYVATTVTCTCGNTFETRSTVLSGQVNVEVCSACHPFYTGKQKIMDTGGRVARFEQRYGKK encoded by the coding sequence ATGAAGAAGGACATTCACCCCGAGTACGTGGCCACCACTGTCACGTGCACCTGCGGTAACACTTTTGAGACCAGGTCCACCGTGCTATCCGGACAGGTCAACGTCGAGGTCTGCTCGGCTTGCCACCCGTTCTACACGGGCAAGCAGAAGATCATGGACACCGGTGGCCGCGTGGCGCGCTTCGAGCAGCGCTACGGCAAGAAGTAA
- a CDS encoding RNA polymerase sigma factor: protein MTDGNDAVADALRANAADLLRYLQRRVGDEAPDVLGETMLVAWRRGKDMPADATQARMWLFGIARMAALGHGRDASRRLRLAVRLHGLVEPVVWPDDDIALDVQQAIASLPEEQAELVRLVHWEGFSLADAAHVMGLNASTARGRYQQARLELAMTLQVSSR from the coding sequence GTGACGGACGGGAACGACGCGGTCGCAGACGCCCTCCGCGCAAACGCGGCCGACCTCCTGAGGTACCTCCAGCGTCGGGTCGGCGATGAGGCGCCCGACGTGCTTGGCGAGACCATGCTCGTCGCGTGGCGACGCGGCAAGGACATGCCCGCCGACGCGACTCAAGCGCGCATGTGGCTGTTCGGCATCGCGCGCATGGCCGCGCTTGGTCACGGGCGCGACGCGTCGCGACGGCTGAGGTTGGCCGTGCGGCTTCACGGTCTGGTGGAACCCGTCGTGTGGCCGGACGACGACATCGCACTCGACGTGCAGCAGGCGATTGCCTCGCTCCCCGAGGAGCAGGCAGAACTCGTGCGGCTGGTCCACTGGGAGGGCTTTTCGCTCGCCGATGCCGCGCACGTGATGGGGCTCAACGCCTCCACGGCCCGCGGTCGCTACCAGCAGGCGCGTCTGGAGCTCGCCATGACCCTGCAAGTAAGCAGTCGATGA
- a CDS encoding endonuclease domain-containing protein yields MRPIAGLTGLNGPLVPFLDANPHAFTRADLVTRWSRRQLDAGLHADVIVRLLPGVYCGTPHAQEGWVRGEALNLWAPRALVTGALALDLYAGTAFAAGHVDLVTNNGDTLHPPDWVRVHQIGRALASGMPRSVSCTVPERAVLDAWRFAPPGRGEGLVYEALWRRICTPTQLTREIARAPRVPGRRSLLRLLADFDDGATSPLEVRARREVFAGVRFREFEWQAELRVGHRRAMADMLHRVAMLVVELDGKRYHSTGDALASDRERDVDLAAAGFLTVRFSWADVTRRPHWCRERLLAILAARLPSAGSR; encoded by the coding sequence ATGCGCCCCATCGCCGGGTTGACAGGCCTCAACGGACCTCTCGTACCGTTCCTCGACGCCAACCCGCATGCCTTCACGCGCGCAGACCTCGTCACCAGGTGGTCGCGACGCCAGCTCGACGCGGGCCTTCACGCAGATGTGATCGTGCGCCTGCTTCCCGGCGTCTATTGCGGCACGCCACACGCTCAAGAAGGCTGGGTCAGAGGCGAGGCCCTGAACCTGTGGGCACCGCGCGCGCTCGTGACCGGGGCGCTCGCGTTAGACCTTTACGCGGGGACGGCATTCGCGGCGGGCCACGTCGATCTGGTCACCAACAATGGAGATACTCTCCATCCGCCCGACTGGGTGCGCGTCCATCAGATCGGGCGAGCACTCGCCAGCGGGATGCCTCGCTCCGTCAGTTGCACTGTCCCAGAACGCGCGGTGCTCGACGCGTGGAGGTTCGCGCCGCCAGGGCGCGGAGAAGGCCTCGTCTACGAGGCACTATGGCGACGTATCTGCACACCGACGCAACTCACACGCGAGATCGCGCGAGCGCCACGGGTTCCAGGACGACGCTCGCTGCTGAGACTGCTCGCCGACTTTGACGACGGTGCGACCTCACCCCTCGAGGTGAGGGCTCGGCGGGAGGTATTCGCTGGCGTTCGGTTCCGCGAGTTCGAGTGGCAGGCCGAGTTAAGAGTCGGTCACCGCAGGGCCATGGCGGACATGCTGCACCGTGTGGCCATGCTTGTCGTCGAGTTGGATGGCAAGCGGTACCACTCGACGGGGGACGCGCTGGCGAGCGACCGCGAACGCGATGTTGACCTGGCCGCCGCCGGCTTTCTCACGGTGCGCTTCAGCTGGGCAGACGTGACACGACGGCCGCACTGGTGCCGCGAACGACTGCTCGCGATCCTCGCGGCCCGGCTGCCGAGCGCTGGCAGTCGCTGA